CATATATCCGACTAATGTATAGTGTTTCTTTAATGACGGTTAGAAGTCACTGACGGGGGTCTGAACGTGATCTCAGAACCCACACACCTGATCATTTTCTAGGACGAATATTACAGTCCTACAGCCCTTCAAGAGGGGACCCCCACGGCGAATCCCCTCGGGAAAGGCTCGAACGCAAGACGCCCACAACCTCCGAGACCCATGAAATGGGCGGGTAACCTTAAGAAAAATATTTTGCAGCTCATGAGGATCAAACACTTGACATAGAGAAGTCAGGTTATCACCAACACGTCAACACCTCATGCACAAGGACGAAGCACTAGAAAGGGGTTGTGACcctcacaataataataaaaattgtagtCCTTTCAGTTACGACCACTTAAGCTATTAATTCAACTAAATCAGAGTCCATATTGTAAAATATGAGTAAAATGGTGATAGCTCactaaataagttatatcaatCTAAAGATCACATTTCTTCACCTCTTGAACGTAAAATATATTTGAAACTAAATAAATATCAAAAATTAATGAAATCTAACATagataataatacatgtatatTCATATTCATGTATttattaaaagattttaataatgtGATCTCGAACTTTATAATGTACAAGTTCAAGCTCCTAACTGATTGAACTACAATTCAAGAAAAAAGAGGTGTACAGCCTCTACTTTTTTTTTTTCCTCTTCATCCGAACTATTAACTTTCGCGGTGTTCTAACATAAACACGAATGAATCACTTGTTATGCACTTGGTCTCAATAGTTGGCTCCATAATTCGGTTTTTCTCTCTACAAATGAAATGAGAGCTTAATTTGAGTGTTAAATAATACGGGAGtgattataattatatttgtaGTCAAGCCTAGTTGGTTGAATTTTTGCTAAAATGAACTTCTTAGGGAGTGAAATGGTAAATAATGTAAACAATATGGGTGAGAAAACACGAGTGTTTATTCCACTTTTTTGTTATCTTTTCATTCCAAAAAATCCCATTTTTGTCTGTTTTAATCCTGCATGACGTTAACGTTAAACCACCTCAAGATTCAATCTTTCAAGCCGTAATTAAATCATTCATTGCTTTTATTACCAACTAACTGATTTCTTAAATCATTGTGTTTATCTTCCTTCTACACCAATGTTTCAATCATTCAAACATTATATTTATATACGATGATTTATATATCAAGATCACATTTTTATGTATAACCCAAATGAAATAAAGAATTAAGATGAGCTTTCTTGGTAGCTTATTTGGATTTATAGGGTTTTTTATTGGAATCCCATTTGGTGTTTCTTTAGGTTTTCTCATTTTTAGATACACAGACTCTACATATGTAAAGGTGATTACTTTTTATCATCATTTGTTACTTTAATATTAAATCACAATTGTAAACTCATATCATTAGTGTTGCATAATTGAGTTAGTTCTTAATAACTTACACTTGCAGAATCCAGTAATTAGACCAATTCAAGAATTCGATAAAGATTCGTTGATTGATATATTGCCTGAGCTTCCATTGTGGGTGAAGAATCCTGACTACGAACGGGTCAGTATCGTGTTCTAGCATGCTTTTACTAGTTACTAGAAATCTTTTATGTTTTATGAACAATCAAACAAAATCGTTTCTTGATCGTTTTGCAGGTTGATTGGCTGAATGATGTATTTCGTGATATGTGGCCTTACCTTGATAAGGTGATTCATTATTTGGCTATTTTATAAGTTACTTTATGCTTGTCATACTGATTTCATTACTTTATAGGCAATATGTGGTATGATTAGAAGCATGTCGGAACCAATATTTGATGAATATATCGGCGTGTATCATATAAGATCTATAGATTTTGAAAACCTTACACTTGGAACTCTTCCACCTTCAATTCAaggtatatataaattttaatctaTATGATCCACATATTAGTTGTGAATGTTTTCTGCAAATCAACAATTTTAGGCTGCTTTTCATTATGTGACAGGTATAAAAGTGCACGAATTGAATGAGAACCATCTCGTATTTGATCTTGTGGCTAAATGGGCAGGGAATCCCAATGTAACTCTTGTTCTTAACGTGTTACATCTACCGATTAAAATTCAGGTTAATAATTTTTTATTCATATGTCATAAGGTTAGTAAGCAACCTTAGTTTTATGCAATTTATCTAATCTAATACTACGTAGCATTGTTTTTTGTTAGTTGATAGATATGCAAATAACTGCAGCAATGAGAGTAACCCTGAAACCATTTGTGCCAACATTTCCATGCTTTTCGAATGTTTTTGTGTCTTTGCTAGAAAAGGTAGGTAAAAAATGTGATTTAAGGTCTAAAGATTATGTTCTATGGAGCAATGTACTAACACATTGATGAATATTCTTTTTAGCCGGATGTAGATTTTGGTTTGAAAGTAATGGGGGGTGATCTTATGGCAATCCCGGGACTCTATCACTTCATTCAGgtgcgtcttttttttttttttggatttgggGTATGTTTGGTAAAACTAGCCGTTAGCTGTCAGATGGTAACTGGTAGCAAGCTTTTATaaaagtaaaatgacaaaaattgAGAAACTTTTTTCTCAAACGCTAGTTCTAAGAGCTTCTAGCTTTTTTAACCAAGCGAAATATTTTATTAGATATGAGTTTTTTCATAGAAGCTAGAAGCTTcttaaataacaacaacaacaacaaaacccaataccacctaGAAGCTTCTTAAATCTCCTTACCAAACATACCCTTGTTCGAATCGTAAAGCTTCTTGGCTAATTTAGTGTGAGTGTTTGTTGAAGGCAGAATTTAATCAAGAAACAAATTGCTAGACTTTATCTTTGGCCCCATGCTTTAGAGATACCAGTTCTTGATGCTTCCATGTAAGTTCTTACTTGGGTTGTAGTTGGATTtgcgttttaattatttatttattttgatttttttttttttgttgaatcATGATTTGGTGATAGTGGAGCAGCAAAGAAACCGGTTGGCATACTACATGTTAAAGTTGTACGAGCACGCGAACTCAAAAAAAAGGATATAATCGGAAGTTCTGATCCGTATGTTAAGCTCAAACTTAGTGGTGGGAGGATTATTCCTTCAAAAAAGACATCTATAAAGATGAAAAATTTAAATCCTGAATGGAATGAGGAATTCAAACTCACTGTAAACGATCCCATGTCTCAAGTTCTTGAATTACACGTGTTTGACTGGGAAAAGGTGCGAACTTTTTCATCAAGATGTAATATATCAACTTTCTTTAGACTACAAAATGTTCTATTTATCATGATTTTGGTTTGCAGGTTGGGCTGCACGATAAATTAGGAATGCAGGTTATCCCATTAATGCTGCTTAAACCACACGAGAAAAAGGAGTTGACTATTGGTTTGGTTAAAAACTTAGATTCGACTGATATTCGTAATAGGAAGCCAAGAGGGAGCATTACAGTGGAGTTGACTTTTATTCCTTTTGTTGAAGAAGCCGTAAGTTTTACGGGCCCCATTGATTTCTATATGAGGAAAGAAACCGTTCCTAAATCACTTAGGACATCACTTGTGAATAAGCCCGGTTTACTTACGGTGACGGTTATCGGTGCAAAGAGTGTTGAAGGCAAACATCATACTAACCCTTGTGCTTTGGTTATTTTCAAAGGAGAAACACGTAAAACGATGGTAATGTTTTGGTTTTAGCTTTTATTAAATGGGCGCGTTTAGGTAACGGGTTAAAAGAAGTAATCTTTTTGGTACGGGTTAAAATGGGTCAAGTTGGGTTAGTTGACCTCATAATTTTACCTCATAAATAACTCTATATGAGAACAAAAGTTATTATATCAATAAAACGACCATCTTTATAGACAAATTTATCCATTAAACATAAGGAActattgaaatgggtcaaaattgccactTGTAAATATATTTGGTGTTCTGAATCATAGTTATTAAAGAAGACTTGGGATCCAACTTGGAATGAGGAATTTCAGTTTATGTCAGATGAAGCTCCATTAGAGGAAATTATTCATATTGAAGTAATAAGCAAAAAGAAGCATAAATTTGGATTTGGATCATCCAAGGTAATTAAACATCTTTATTGttaaacaaaaaattatatatGACACATTTTTTCGATAACACCTTTGTAATATATATGCAGGAATCGTTGGGGCATGTGGATATAAATCTTGTGGATGTAGTTTACAACAATCGGATGAACGAAAAGTACAATCTTATTAACTCAAAGAATGGTGTGATACATGTTGATATAAAATGGAACGCGACGTGATGTATAGATGCACATTTGGAGTTAGTTTTTTTGGTTGCACAGATTGAATAGTATATATTGAAATCATGCTGTAAAGGATATTGTCTTGAGTTATAATTTCGAAATTAAATGTTGTCTTCGAACGATTACATGCTCAGATGGAAATTCCATTGGTTCCGTGTTAgttacttgtataggatattgaaGAAATATTTGAAGAAACATTGAATAAATATTTGAAGTTGCACATTGAATTAATTGTTAGtcctttatataaattcttcatcaTATAATTAGTCCCATGTTAGCATTTATCTTCATTGGGGTCATTCAACTAACTCTCACGAGTTCTATTTTTCAATTTTACCTGACTTTctaattgttattgatttcttgaTTCAAAGATTGATGGGTAAATGTGTTCACTGTGTGAAGAGAAGCTGCATCAGAAATAGCTATTTCTTTTTTTCCTTCATTGTGTTTTctgattttttatttaatttatttgagttatgctCACATTTCTCATCGAACAAATACAAGAAAAGAGTCATATTGCCTACCACCAAAGGTTCAACTTGAAGCCAGGGTATGACAATAGTTTGCCCGATCACAGTTTGTTATGTGCATAAATAATAGACATTGATAATTTTGTTGATTTCTTATTAACTTGTAAAAAGAAGTTGACATACATATCAGTAAGAAAAGCAAGCACTAAATGAAAGAATATGATTCGTGGTGATTTATTCCGTATGATCAAATGGCTTTATATAGCCGAGTACATGTCACAATACACTCGCCTTTGTATTCCTTGTAACTTTTTTCTTAACTCCTAGCTAAGCTTTTAATATATTTTGCTGTTCCAAAAAAAACATGTCACAATACAACTGGCAAATCCTCTATTCTAGGTACTAATCTCTATCAATCTTTATCCTAAAATACATATGATTGACTTGCTAAATATATGCTAAAGTTTGTTACACAATATCACAAAATATCTTGTGCAAATATACAATGATGTTATACGGTCTGTTACTCCCCCGCAGTCGAAGCGATCGGTGGACGGATGCAGAGACTGGAACGAAAATCTTGAAAGAGTAACCGGGGCAAACCTTTAGTAAAAATGTCGGCAATTTGATAACGCGTCGGGAGAATTTGACCCTTGGCAACTTTCTCGCGAACAAAATGAATGTCTAGTTCAATATGTTTAGTACGttgatgctgaaccgggttgccagATAAGTATATAGCGCTGACGTTATCAAAGTAAACAATAGTAGCTTTCATAATCGGCAGTTTCAGTTCTAGAAGAAGATTGCGTAGCCAACAGGATTCCGCAATGACATTAGCGACGCCACGATATTCAGCCTCCGCACTTGAGCGGGAAACAGTAGGTTGGCATTTAGAGGACCGAGAAAGCAGATTATCACCTAAATAAACGCAATACCCCGAGGTGGATCGAGGAATCAGGACAACCCGCCCAATCGGCATCTGTATAGGCAACGAGACTGTGTAGCGAAGACTTCGACAGATGAAGTCCCAAGGACGCGGTTCCCTATAAATATCGAAGTATACGCTTGATAGCATTCAAGTGAGTCTCGCGTGAATCATGCATGTGCAAGCATACTTGTTGTACCGCATACGTAATATCAGGACGTGTGAAAGTAAGGTATTTTAAGGCACCCGCAATACTACGAAACTGGGTTGCATTAGCAACAGGTTTGGTGCCAATGCCGCTAATCTTCCCTTGAGTGTCAATAGGAGTTGAAACCGGGTTGCAAAATTCAAGACCCGCACGTTTAATGATGTCAAAAGCATAAGCAGTCTGATCCAAAAAGAGACCATGGTTGTGACGAGTTACATTGATGCCCAAAAATGAACTTAGTGGCCTAAGGTCTTTCACAGCAAATTCTTTGTCAAACAACCGGATGAGACATTTGCGAAGGGAGTCTGAAGAGGTTGTCAAGACGATGTCATCAACATAAAGAAGAAAGTATGCCACATGATTGCCATGGTGGTAAATAAATAGTGAGTGATCGCATTTGCTATGACGAAAACCAATACTAGCCGCATAATCGGCAAAACGTTGGTACCAAGCGCGCAGTgcctgtttcaacccatataacgaACGCTTCAATAGACACACATGATTAGGTTTGGTGGGATCACGAAATCCATAGGGTTGGTGCATATATACGGTTTCTTGTAAGTTGCCATGTAAAAACGCATTTTTAACGTCAAGTTGATGAATAGGCCATGATTTCGAAACGGCAATGCTAAGAACCGTGCGAATGGTCGCGGGTTTAACAACCGGGTTGAAAGTTTCGTGACAATCAATGCCCATTTGTTGAGATCGACCATCACCTACTAAACGTGCTTTATATCTCTCGAATTTACCTGTAGAGTTAAACTTGTGGCGAAATATCCACATGAAACGTATAACCTGCATATGAGAATCTCGTGGGATAATAGTCCACGTATTATTAGCAATCAAAGCATTATACTCGTCATACATAGCTTGTTTCCAATTATTATCCTGAAGGGCCAAAAGAGGAGAAGATGGTATAGGAGAGATGGATAATTGATGAGACAAGTTGAAAGTAGGTTTTGGCTTAAAAATGCCATCCATAGAGCGAGTGGTCATAGTTCGTTGAGGGGGGTTATGCAAGACTTGAGATGTTGgaggttgtgacaacccggaaatttccgtccaaatttaaacttaatctttatattatttaatgtttccgacacgataagcaaagtctataatgttgaaatctcaaaaactatgaactgtgttcatgtaatcaattaccctttgactgtgctcaacgattcacgaatatttatgtgtatacatatgtgtatatataagatatagttatattaattgaaaacgttaacaaagtattagatgtataatattttacatgaacgtatttgtttcgatatatttttaatatatttatcgacggaaattaaaagataatatcaaatgatcgaattatcagatatattgtgatatgattagAGGTCTCAGTTGTGAGGTCcaagttgatttgagaaatcatcccTTTTTATCGGTATGCGGAATAAATGGTAAAaaaatttacaagtaagaacaaatgggtcaattaacgataactggacaaaagttagtggaggacTAAACTTCATAATGTCTAATTGATTTAgcttcaaatgtacgaaaacgtttttcgatataatagaatttgattaataaaatgtctttgtttaaataacgtaatttgaatatataataagttgtaatattaattatcagaatttaatataaaaataacctgcaacatatatttaaaacatgttgatattatatatatatatatatatatatatatacatatatatatatatacatatatatacatatatatatacatatatatacatatatatatacatatatatacatatatatatacatatatatacatatatatatacatatatatatacatatatatatacatatatatacatatatatatacatatatatacatatatatacatatatatacatatatatatacatatatatacatatatatatatacatatatatacatatatatatatatatatatatatatatatatatatatatatatatatatatatatatatatatatatatatatatatatatatatatatataattattttgtaaataataatagCACTCGTTGATTGATTCGATTACTATTTAAGTAAATCTGATTGTTCGAGAAattgaaatatagttgttataataatattattactttcattattattattaaaataaatattagtactaataatgttatgatataaatatgaaacttgatatatataaattgttatattattattattattattattattattattattattattattattattattattattatccttaataatattaatattattataattagtattataattagtattatggataatattattattaccattttatagttagtatcattattattatctaatattattataattattactaaaataatcatttttagtgttattattaatatttattattagaaaataatacactttattgacattaataataatattattattatgattattattattattagtatcattattatttattattattaataatataattattattattattaatatatttaataattactagcattaatatataaaatataaaattaagaaACTCGTACGAATTTGTTACAAGTATCAATCAAACTGTATTAATCTTTGTCTTCTGTCTCTAAATTTGTTATAACTCGTAATCAGATCACAATAACAACAAAATCTGTAGAAATCGTAATCaacctttatttatttttatttattttctccTGTCCTTGATTGAGAAAAATCGACATCACAATTCGTTATATAATAGACCAATTACAGTGTTAAGTTAATCATTCCACCTACTACCATCAATTAACGAATACAACTGATACAAATTGTTCAATTGTGTtaaattaaacaaatttttttaaaaaaaaaagccaATATGCTCTGTACGCGTAATATTTTTGCCAAAGCTCGATTTCATAACcaattccaaaatctagaaatgcagtCTTGTTAGTAATCTCTTACACAAACTATCTGTGAAGTTTCAAATTCCAATTCTTGATATCGagtacgaattttcgagtcaaagttttgtttcaaaaagtcaaacgaatcgttcaTCGCGAAATTCAAATTCGTGTTTGTGTTTTAAGGTAAATTGATGATTCCAATGGTTTCTATATATGAtttacaaactattttatgttgtaatcataatctattACGTACTCAAAttcaaaaactaattttaaaaaaaaaaatactgtaaGCTTCTGTGCagctgttttaatttttttttatttttttcggtttcaGATAACTCAAAGACTTATATAGATCGTTTATATATTGTTTGATAGTCTAAAAATGTTTTGGTGAATGATTATCATGTTGGTTTAATCCCGGGTCGTTTTGGTtttaaagatgatgaagaagaaaaaaaaaatcgaattataattggttataaagaATTAAGGGGCTATAATATCAGAAAAATAGAAGTGGCAGAATGGTTAtgggtgtttgcgggtgagcgagaggtcgggggttcgagtccggttcgcggcagttttctttttaaggctccttttgaggtagttttcatatcaaaattagtatcattattattattattattattattattattattattattattattattattattattattattattattattattattattattattattattattattattattattattattagtattattattattattattattattattgttgttattagttattgttattattgttaagaatatcattattattactatcataatacaagtattattatcatattaatatcattatataaatattaatatcattgttattattattattagcattagtactagtattatcatttaaaaattattagtattaacattattagtattattattattagtattattattatagtagtaTTACCGttactattattagtatgattacgaACATGTTAATTACatcaatattataaagataataataaaagttgttgtGGTAAAATTCTAGAAAATAGTTATGAAATTATATGAATACAGATGCTGTTATGAATATGACTATGAAATTAAGTTATAGGAACTATAGTTAAAAGTTAGGAATTAAACACGAtgtttatgataaatctgattattattactaatactgttattattatcattactaagattatcattattaatagtgttattattattatcattatgattattactaaaattattatttttgttttcattaaaaactatcattattattattattattatcggtattgtctataccattattattaaaaataattacgtttatgaaagtaaaatttttgaagatattattaaggttaaaagtatattttaatcatattaacaatatttatataaatattcatatataacaagctaggtatttttattaaaatacgaatcaaatatatattaatataactatataaatattaaatatcttgaatatatacacaaactaaatacatataatatataatttaagatataatatataaacttattcgattacaattatgtgtattaataaatatccaaatgatataggttcgtgaatccaaggccaaccctgcattgttcagtatcgtcgtatgaatatttttactacaaaatattgtatcgtgagtttcatttgctccttttttaaatgcttttgcaatatttatttttgggactgagaatacatgcgcttcttttataaatgttttacgaaatagacacaagtaatcgaaactacattatatggttagattatcgaatcgaatatgcccctttttagcttggtagcctaagaattagggaaatggcccctaattgacgcgaatcctaaagatagatctatggaccttgacatgtcccattcgggttacgaatgctttagtacttcaattatcatgtccgatgagagtcccggaatgatggggatattctatatgcatcctgttagttcggttatcaagcgttcaccatatgaatgattttcatctctatgccgtgcgaaatgcctgatatgagattatgtttatgagaaatggaaatgaaaatcttgtggtctattaaattatggaaatcattgattacgataaactaatgaattcacaaaccttttggttgacacttttaagcatgtttattctcaggtatgaaagaaatcctccactgtgcatttgctcattttagagatattatttggagtcattcatgacatatttcaaaagacgtttcattcgagtcgttgagttcataaagattattactaagtcaattatagttggatatattatgaaatggtatgcatgccattaactttcgatgtaatgaaagtttgtcttttaaaaatgaatgcaatgtttggaaaaatgtatcatatagaggtcaagtacctcgtgatgtaaccaaatgcaatgtattcatccagatggattgggacgggtctttacatgtggtatcagagcggtggtcttagcgaaccaggtcttgcattagtatgtctaactgatagttattaagatgcattagtgagtctggacttcgaccgtgtctgcatgtcaaaagttttgcttatcatttttgtcgaaaattatctgcttatcatcttaagtctaaacacgtcttaatgcattcattgcatagatagtgtatagacaaaattcatatcttagcatatctgctaattcctatcttagtgtatctgttactgtaaactttgtctgacgtactccgtaaattcctccgtaatctacgaaaccttttactctatatataaatagatattctatgtaagtagaataccatccgatagccagaaatcatttcatatcgaaaaatcctttattcaattatacgaaatagaattcgtcattagttcaagtccctcggatttcgaaatggaatcccactctagctccgaaagcagtgtgaccggaatggatcaaccaattagccatcatctattctggatgaattggggatgggttcatagccttctcaaacattggagacaagaggaaggtgatcccttccatccaccacattgccctcttggcgaagaacctgaagcacttaccagcgaaccttttCGTAGtaccattttctccctcatttccagagtatctcatcacgattatatactatcccaaattctggatcttatttactctctcgtccgaaccgacaatcatcccggtgtaatagaagaaatcaacgagcttcgcgctcgtgtactggccttggagaatatggtgcaaagattacaagcaccagcagcagcaccggcaacaacagtaccaccatcatcaacaccaacagaatcattaccaccaccaacaacaaccgcatcgcaaacctcaacttcataatctgtcccacaagaatcaacgtcatacaccctgtagatatcaaggaataccaacaacaataactgatgaagtattgattcataactttatcggagaaacattctacggcgattaggtaatttccaaagtttagagattatctattttagCCCTAAACCGTAAattagatagagtagaaaccctgaccggaatagtGCGTGAGTTGCAAACAACACATGTTACACAAGCATTAacagcagtaccgtcagcatcatcagcactaacagtaccatcagcaccaccagtactagcaGTACCGTCGGCATCACTAAAAGTATCACCAGCATCAGCAACGCCTGCAACACCATAAACTCCGTAAACTCTATAACCACCACAGATAATGACACCACTATCATCAACGGATACattatgagttatgaagtattaactcatttccactgaaggatttatatgtatatcttatatatataaattttgaaattataataaatctttccgtattaagctattacgtgtgaatcttaactactcggttaattgatattactaatatgtTATGAAGTACATCCTTCgccagcaacttaaccatcgttaactacaatctctgtttcaactcaatgaattctat
The window above is part of the Rutidosis leptorrhynchoides isolate AG116_Rl617_1_P2 chromosome 1, CSIRO_AGI_Rlap_v1, whole genome shotgun sequence genome. Proteins encoded here:
- the LOC139865483 gene encoding synaptotagmin-3-like isoform X1 — translated: MSFLGSLFGFIGFFIGIPFGVSLGFLIFRYTDSTYVKNPVIRPIQEFDKDSLIDILPELPLWVKNPDYERVDWLNDVFRDMWPYLDKAICGMIRSMSEPIFDEYIGVYHIRSIDFENLTLGTLPPSIQGIKVHELNENHLVFDLVAKWAGNPNVTLVLNVLHLPIKIQLIDMQITAAMRVTLKPFVPTFPCFSNVFVSLLEKPDVDFGLKVMGGDLMAIPGLYHFIQNLIKKQIARLYLWPHALEIPVLDASIGAAKKPVGILHVKVVRARELKKKDIIGSSDPYVKLKLSGGRIIPSKKTSIKMKNLNPEWNEEFKLTVNDPMSQVLELHVFDWEKVGLHDKLGMQVIPLMLLKPHEKKELTIGLVKNLDSTDIRNRKPRGSITVELTFIPFVEEAVSFTGPIDFYMRKETVPKSLRTSLVNKPGLLTVTVIGAKSVEGKHHTNPCALVIFKGETRKTMLLKKTWDPTWNEEFQFMSDEAPLEEIIHIEVISKKKHKFGFGSSKESLGHVDINLVDVVYNNRMNEKYNLINSKNGVIHVDIKWNAT
- the LOC139865483 gene encoding synaptotagmin-3-like isoform X2; this translates as MSFLGSLFGFIGFFIGIPFGVSLGFLIFRYTDSTYVKNPVIRPIQEFDKDSLIDILPELPLWVKNPDYERVDWLNDVFRDMWPYLDKAICGMIRSMSEPIFDEYIGVYHIRSIDFENLTLGTLPPSIQGIKVHELNENHLVFDLVAKWAGNPNVTLVLNVLHLPIKIQPDVDFGLKVMGGDLMAIPGLYHFIQNLIKKQIARLYLWPHALEIPVLDASIGAAKKPVGILHVKVVRARELKKKDIIGSSDPYVKLKLSGGRIIPSKKTSIKMKNLNPEWNEEFKLTVNDPMSQVLELHVFDWEKVGLHDKLGMQVIPLMLLKPHEKKELTIGLVKNLDSTDIRNRKPRGSITVELTFIPFVEEAVSFTGPIDFYMRKETVPKSLRTSLVNKPGLLTVTVIGAKSVEGKHHTNPCALVIFKGETRKTMLLKKTWDPTWNEEFQFMSDEAPLEEIIHIEVISKKKHKFGFGSSKESLGHVDINLVDVVYNNRMNEKYNLINSKNGVIHVDIKWNAT